One segment of Tenrec ecaudatus isolate mTenEca1 chromosome 1, mTenEca1.hap1, whole genome shotgun sequence DNA contains the following:
- the LOC142450221 gene encoding olfactory receptor 7C1-like: MYLVTFTGNLLIIMAITTDSHLHTPMYFFLSNLSFADICFTSNTVPKMPMNIQMQTKVITYEDCITQMHFCILFGCLDNLLLTVMAYDRFVAICHPLQYMVIMNPRSCGLLLLASWLLALLDSLLQSLMVLRLTFCTELEISHFFCEVNQVVQLACSDTFLNDLVMYITTSLLGVVPFTGILFSYMNIVSSILKISSAGGKYKAFSTCGSHLSVVSLFYGTALGVYLSAAIVQNSRATAIASVMYTVVTPMLNPFIYSLRNRDIKQALSKLVS; encoded by the coding sequence atgtacctggtcaccttcactgggaacctgctcatcatcaTGGCCATCACCAcagactcccacctccacacacccatgtacttcttcctctccaacctctcctttgCTGACATCTGTTTCACCTCCAACACCGTCCCAAAGATGCCGATGAACATCCAGATGCAGACCAAAGTAATTACGTATGAAGACTGCATCACCCAGATGCATTTTTGCATTCTTTTTGGTTGCTTAGACAACTTACTGTTGACAGTAATGGCCTATGATCGGTTTGTGGCCATCTGTCACCCTCTGCAGTACATGGTCATCATGAACCCAAGATCCTGTGGCCTTCTGCTTCTGGCCTCCTGGTTGTTGGCTCTTCTGGACTCTCTATTACAAAGTTTGATGGTTTTGAGACTGACATTTTGTACAGAATTGGAAATctcccattttttctgtgaaGTCAACCAGGTAGTCCAACTTGCTTGTTCAGACACATTCCTCAATGACTTAGTGATGTACATTACAACTTCTCTGCTGGGTGTTGTTCCATTCACTGGGATCCTTTTCTCTTACATGAATATTGTGTcctccattttgaaaatttcatcaGCTGGAGGGAagtataaagccttttccacctgtgggtCTCACCTCTCTGTGGTTTCCTTGTTCTATGGTACAGCTTTAGGGGTTTATCTTAGTGCTGCTATTGTCCAAAACTCCAGGGCCACTGCAATTGCCTCAGTGATGTACACTGTAGTCACACCCATGCTGAATCCTTTCATCTATAGTCTTAGAAATAGAGACATAAAGCAAGCCCTAAGTAAACTTGTTAGCTGA
- the LOC142450285 gene encoding olfactory receptor 7A17-like gives MYFFLSNLSFADICFTSTTVPKMLMNIHMQTKVITYEDCIMQMYFFLLFGGFDNFLLTVMAYDRYVAICHPLHYMVIMNPRSCGLLLLASWILTFLDSVLQSLMALRLSFCTELEISHFFCELNQVIHLACSDTFLNVLVMYLVSGLLCAVPFIGILFSYMKIVSCVLKISSAGGKYKAFSTCGSHLSVVSLFYGTGLGVYLSSAAIEKSRATAVASVMYTVATPMLNPFIYSLRNKDIKQALRKLFS, from the coding sequence atgtacttcttcctctccaacctctcctttgCTGACATCTGTTTCACCTCCACCACTGTCCCAAAGATGCTGATGAACATCCACATGCAGACCAAAGTCATTACATATGAAGACTGCATCATGCAGATgtattttttcttgctttttgggGGATTTGACAACTTCCTATTGAcagtgatggcctatgaccgATATGTGGCCATCTGTCACCCACTGCACTACATGGTCATCATGAACCCAAGATCCTGTGGCCTCCTGCTTCTGGCCTCCTGGATATTGACGTTTCTAGACTCTGTATTACAAAGTTTGATGGCTTTGCGACTGTCTTTTTGTACAGAATTGGAAATCTCCCATTTCTTCTGTGAACTTAATCAGGTCATCCATCTTGCTTGTTCTGACACCTTCCTCAATGTCTTAGTGATGTATTTAGTAAGTGGACTTCTGTGTGCTGTTCCATTCATTGGGATCCTTTTCTCTTACATGAAGATTGTGTCCTGTGTTTTGAAAATTTCATCAGCTGGGGGCaaatataaagccttttccacctgtgggtCTCACCTCTCTGTGGTTTCCTTGTTCTATGGTACAGGTCTTGGAGTTTATCTTAGCTCTGCCGCTATTGAAAAATCTAGGGCCACTGCAGTAGCCTCAGTGATGTACACTGTAGCCACACCCATGCTGAATCCTTTtatctacagtcttagaaataaaGACATAAAGCAAGCCCTAAGAAAACTCTTCAGCTGA
- the LOC142432125 gene encoding olfactory receptor 7A17-like, whose translation MEPENQTDIPQFILLGLSEEAELQPLLFGLFLSMYLVTFTGNLLIILAITTDSHLHTPMYFFLSNLSFADICFTSTTVPKMLLNIHMQKNVITYEECITQMHFFILFAGLDNFLLTVMAYDRFVAICHPLQYTVIMNPRFCGLLLLACWVLTFMDSLLNGLLVLRLSFCTELEISHFFCELNQVVHLACSDTFLNDIVLYLATGLLGTIPLTGILFSYMKIVSSILKISSAGGKSKAFSTCGSHLSVVSLFYGTGLGVYLSSAAIENSRVTAIASVMYTVATPMLNPFIYSLRNKDIKQALRKLFS comes from the coding sequence ATGGAGCCAGAAAACCAAACTGATATTCCACAATTCATCCTTCTGGGGCTTTCTGAAGAGgcagagctgcagcccctcctctttgggctgttcctctccatgtacctggtcaccttcactgggaacctgctcatcatcctggccatcaccacagactcccacctccacacgcccatgtacttcttcctctccaacctctcctttgCTGACATCTGTTTCACCTCCACCACCGTCCCAAAGATGCTGCTGaacatccacatgcagaaaaacgtTATTACTTATGAAGAGTGCATCACCCAGAtgcattttttcattctttttgcaGGCTTAGACAACTTCTTATTGAcagtgatggcctatgaccggTTTGTGGCCATCTGTCACCCACTGCAATATACGGTCATCATGAACCCAAGATTTTGTGGCCTCCTGCTTCTGGCCTGCTGGGTATTGACATTTATGGACTCTCTATTAAATGGTTTATTGGTTTTGAGACTGTCTTTTTGTACAGAATTGGAAATctcccattttttctgtgaacttaatCAGGTTGTCCACCTTGCTTGTTCCGACACCTTCCTCAATGACATAGTTCTGTATTTAGCAACTGGACTTTTGGGCACTATTCCACTGACTGGGATCCTTTTCTCTTACATGAAGATTGTGTcctccattttgaaaatttcatcaGCTGGGGGTAAATCTAAAGCCTTTTCCACTTGTGGATCCCACCTCTCCGTGGTCTCCTTGTTCTATGGTACAGGTCTTGGGGTTTATCTTAGTTCTGCCGCTATTGAAAACTCCAGGGTCACTGCAATAGCCTCAGTGATGTACACTGTAGCCACACCCATGCTGAATCCTTTtatctacagtcttagaaataaaGACATAAAGCAAGCCCTAAGAAAACTTTTCAGCTGA